The nucleotide window GTGAGAGGCACGGGACCGAAGAGTTCCCGCTGCTCGGGGCGGGGATGGACGATCCTGGCCGGTCCGGTGAACTGCACGGACCAGGGGTCGTCGCCGCCGTCGGCCGCGGTGTTGAAGTTGTCCGCCCCGTACGCGATGACGCTGCCGTCGCACGCTTTGTGGTGGCCGAGCCCCCGGTGCAGCCGCAGGAGCACCTGGTCCTCGGCCACGATGTGGCGGGCCACGGCCAGAATGGGGAGCGCTCGCATGCTCGTCGCCAGGCGGCCGTACGGCACCCGGCCGAGCAGCTCGATCGCGTGGAGTTCCTCAGAGGCCATGCGTCCACTGTCCGCCACCTGTAGGGCCGGGGTAAGGGTCCGCGGCCCCGGTTGACCCGGGACCAAAGTCCCGTAAGCGCCGGAGCCGCGCGATCACCGGGGGTTCCGGCCGATCACCGCGGGTTCCACGCGGTCACCGCGGTTTCAGCGGCGCTCGGCCTGGAGGCGGGCCACGTACGCCGCGGCCTGGGAGCGGCGCTCCATGCCCAGCTTGGCGAGCAGGCTGGACACGTAGTTCTTGATCGTCTTCTCGGCGAGGTGGAGCCGCTCGCCGATCACCCGGTTCGTGAGTCCCTCCCCGATCAGATCGAGGATCTTGCGCTCCTGGTCCGTGAGGCCGGACAGCTTGTCGTCGCCCTTGCCGTTCGGCCCGTCGCGCAGCCGCTCCAGCACCCGCGCGGTCGCCGCCGGGTCCAGCAGCGACTTCCCGGCCGCCACGTCCCGTACCGCGCTGAGCAGCTCGTTCCCGCGGATCGCCTTGAGTACGTAACCGGAGGCACCGGCCATGATCGCGTCGAAAAGGGCCTCGTCGTCGGCGTACGACGTGAGCATCAGGCACTTGATGTTCTCGTCCTGTGAGCGGACCTCGCGGCAGACCTCCACCCCGCTGCCGTCCGGCAGCCGTACGTCCAGGACCGCCACGTCGGGCCGGGTGGCGGGGATGCGGACCAGTGCGTCCGCCGCCGTGCCCGCCTCTCCGACCACCTCGATATCGGCTTCGGAGGAGAGCAGTTCATGCACCCCGCGGCGGACCACTTCGTGGTCGTCCAACAGAAATACGGTGATTTTTCCATCTTCGCGCACAAACGCAGTCTCACACACTCACCCCTTCCCTGCCGCTGCCGGCCGGGATAACGTGCCGTTGTTCCGGCGGCCTGCAAGGCTGTTACCAGTGCTGTGACCAGCGAGAGTTCCCGTTTTTCTCGATTTACTTGGAAATCCAAGCAAAAACGCAGGTCAGAGAGTGCTTCGCAGTTATGCGCTGCACTGGGTAACGTGCCTTTGGCAGGGTGCTCGCCGGGGCACCTGTCACGCCTGTTCCCGGCCGAGCTGCACCCACCCCGTGCACGGGTCCGGACATAGGCGAGCCGCACTGGTTCCCGGCAGACCCCGGGTACCGGACCGACGGAGGAGCACGCACGTGACCGTGGAGAGCACTGCCGCGCGCAAACCGCGACGCAGCAGCAAGCGGACCAGCGCCGCGAAGACGCCACAGAGTTCCGAGCCTCAACTCGTACAGTTGCTGACCCCCGAAGGGCAGCGCGTCGAGCACCCGGACTACGAGATCGACCTGACCGCGGACGAGCTCCGCGGCCTGTACCGGGACATGGTCCTCACCCGGCGCTTCGACGCCGAGGCGACCGCGCTCCAGCGCCAGGGCGAGCTGGGCCTGTGGGCCTCGCTGCTGGGCCAGGAGGCCGCGCAGATCGGCTCCGGCCGGGCGCTGCGCGACGACGACTACGTCTTCCCGACCTACCGGGAGCACGGCGTCGCCTGGTGCCGGGGGGTCGACCCGACCAATCTGCTCGGGATGTTCCGCGGCGTGAACCACGGCGGCTGGGACCCGAACACCAACAACTTCCACCTGTACACGATCGTCATCGGCTCGCAGACCCTGCACGCCACCGGCTACGCCATGGGCGTCGCCAAGGACGGCGCGGACTCGGCCGTGATCGCGTACTTCGGTGACGGCGCCTCCAGCCAGGGCGATGTCGCGGAGGCGTTCACCTTCTCGGCCGTCTACAACGCCCCCGTGGTGTTCTTCTGCCAGAACAACCAGTGGGCGATCTCGGAGCCCACCGAGCGCCAGACCAGGGTCCCGCTCTACCAGCGCGCCCAGGGCTTCGGTTTCCCCGGCGTCCGGGTCGACGGCAACGACGTACTCGCGTGCCTGGCCGTCACCAGGTCGGCGCTGGAGCGGGCGCGCCGCGGCGAGGGCCCGACCCTCGTCGAGGCGTTCACCTACCGCATGGGCGCCCACACCACCTCCGACGACCCGACGAAGTACCGGGCGGACGAGGAGCGGGTGGCCTGGGAGGCCAAGGACCCGATCCTGCGCCTGCGGACGTACCTGGAGAACGAGAAGGTCGCCGACGAGGCGTTCTTCACCGCGCTGGACGAGGAGAGCGAGACCCTCGGCAAGCGCGTACGGGAAGCGGTACGGGCCATGCCCGACCCGGACCCGATGTCGCTCTTCGAGCACGGCTACGCGGACGGGAGCAGCCTCGTCGACGAGGAGCGCGCCCAGTTCGCCGCCTACCAGGCATCGTTCGCAGACTCTGCCGAGGAGGGCAACTAGCCATGGCCGTGGAAAAGATGTCCATCGCGAAGGCGCTCAACGAGTCGCTGCGCCTCGCCCTCGACACGGACCCGAAGGTCCTGATCATGGGTGAGGACGTCGGCAAGCTCGGCGGCGTCTTCCGGGTCACCGACGGACTCCAGAAGGACTTCGGCGAGGGCCGGGTCATCGACACCCCGCTCGCCGAGTCCGGGATCGTCGGTACGGCGATCGGTATGGCCCTGCGCGGCTACCGGCCGATCGTGGAGATCCAGTTCGACGGGTTCGTCTTCCCCGCGTACGACCAGATCGTCACGCAGCTGGCGAAGATGCACGCCCGTTCGCTCGGCAAGATCAAGCTGCCGGTCGTCGTGCGGATTCCGTACGGCGGCGGCATCGGTGCCGTGGAGCACCACAGCGAGTCGCCGGAGGCCCTGTTCGCGCACGTCGCGGGGCTGAAGGTCGTGTCGCCTTCCAACGCGTCCGACGCGTACTGGATGATGCAGCAGGCCGTGCAGAGCGACGACCCGGTCATCTTCTTCGAGCCGAAGCGGCGTTACTGGGACAAGGGCGAGGTCGACACCGAGTCCATCCCCGGACCGCTGCACAAGGCGACGGTGGCGCGTACGGGCACCGACCTCACGCTCGTCGCGTACGGGCCGATGGTGAAGGTCTGCCTGGAGGCGGCCGCGGCCGCGCAGGAGGAGGGCAAGTCGGTCGAGGTCCTCGACCTGCGTTCGATGTCCCCGATCGACTTCGACACGATCCAGACATCCGTGGAGAAGACCCGCCGCCTGATCGTGGTCCACGAGGCCCCGGTGTTCTACGGCTCGGGCGCGGAGATCGCCGCCCGCATCACGGAGCGCTGCTTCTACCACCTCGAAGCACCGGTGCTGCGTGTCGGCGGCTACCACGTCCCGTATCCGCCGGCCCGGCTCGAGGACGAGTACCTGCCGGGACTCGACCGGGTGCTCGACGCCGTCGACCGCTCGCTGGCGTACTGAGGAGAGGGTTCGTGACGACGATGACCGAAACGTCTGCTCGCTTCCGTGAGTTCAAGATGCCCGATGTGGGCGAAGGACTGACCGAGGCGGAGATCCTCAAGTGGTACGTCCAGCCCGGTGACACCGTCACCGACGGCCAGGTCGTGTGCGAGGTCGAGACGGCCAAGGCGGCCGTGGAGCTGCCGATCCCGTTCGACGGGGTCGTGCACGAGCTGCGCTTCCCCGAGGGCACGACCGTCGATGTCGGCCAGGTGATCATCACGGTGGACGTGGCGCCGGGCAGCGGTGACGCGGCCCCCGCCCCGGTGGCGGAGCCCGTGGCGGCTCCGCAGCCGGCTGCCGAGCCGGAGGCGCCGAAGGGCCGCCAGCCGGTCCTGGTGGGCTACGGCGTGGCCGAGTCCTCCACGAAGCGCCGCCCGCGCAAGGGTGCCGAGGCCCCGGTACAGGCCGCCGCGGCGGTACAGGGTGAGCTGAACGGCAGCGGCAGCGGCGGGGTGGTGCCGGAGACCCGGCCGCTCGCCAAGCCGCCGGTCCGCAAGCTGGCCAAGGACCTGGGCATCGACCTGTCGACGGTCACGCCGACCGGCAAGGACGGCATCATCACCCGTGAGGACGTCCACGCGGCGGCCGCGCCGGTGGCGGAGCCGGCCGCTCCTGCCGCTGCCGCTGCCGCCGAGCCCGTGGCGTCGGCGCCGGTGGCTGCCGCAGCCTCCGCCCCGGGTGCCCGGGAGACGCGTATCCCGGTCAAGGGCGTGCGCAAGGCCATAGCGCAGGCGATGGTGGGCAGCGCCTTCACGGCTCCGCACGTCACCGAGTTCGTGACCGTCGACGTGACGCGCACGATGAAGCTGGTGGCGGAGCTCAAGGAGGACAAGGACATGGCGGGGGTGCGGGTCAATCCGCTCCTGATCATCGCCAAGGCCCTCCTGGTCGCGATCAAGCGGAACCCGGAGGTCAACGCCGCCTGGGACGAGGCCGGCCAGCAGATCGTCCAGAAGCACTACGTGAATCTGGGCATCGCCGCGGCCACCCCGCGCGGACTGATCGTGCCGAACATCAAGGACGCGCAGGAGCAGACGCTGCCGCAGCTCGCCGCGTCGCTGGGCGAACTGGTCTCCGTCGCGCGCGAGGGCAAGACGTCTCCCGCGGCGATGTCGGGCGGCACGGTGACGATCACCAACGTCGGTGTGTTCGGCGTCGACACGGGAACGCCGATCCTGAACCCGGGTGAGTCCGCGATCCTCGCGGTCGGGGCGATCAAGCTCCAGCCCTGGGTCCACAAGGGCAAGGTGAAGCCCCGACAGGTCACCACGCTGGCGCTGTCGTTCGACCACCGCCTGGTCGACGGCGAACTCGGCTCCAAGGTCCTCGCGGACATCGCGGCGATCCTGGAACAGCCGAAGCGGCTGATCACCTGGGCCTAGCGGGTCCGGTGGTACGTGTTCGAGAGGGCTCGCGCGGAGTTCGCGCGGGCCCCTCGTCATGTCCGGCGTCGCCGCGGCGCACGGAGAAGGGGCCCCGCGAGCGCGGAGCCCCTTCTCCGTGCGCCGCGGGGCTACAGCTTGAAGCCGTAGTCCATGAGCTTCTTCGCGTCCGCGGTCCGGTTCGCCTCGGACGAGGAGGTGAGGACCGTGCCGATGACCGTCTTGCCGTTACGGGTCGCGGCGAAGACGAGGCAGTACTTGGCGGTCGGCCCCGAGCCGGTCTTCACGCCGATCGCGCCGCTGTACGA belongs to Streptomyces finlayi and includes:
- a CDS encoding pyridoxamine 5'-phosphate oxidase family protein, whose translation is MASEELHAIELLGRVPYGRLATSMRALPILAVARHIVAEDQVLLRLHRGLGHHKACDGSVIAYGADNFNTAADGGDDPWSVQFTGPARIVHPRPEQRELFGPVPLTANDEPFDPVYLRLEPHFVTLHTLSFHASQRIGHVA
- a CDS encoding response regulator, with protein sequence MREDGKITVFLLDDHEVVRRGVHELLSSEADIEVVGEAGTAADALVRIPATRPDVAVLDVRLPDGSGVEVCREVRSQDENIKCLMLTSYADDEALFDAIMAGASGYVLKAIRGNELLSAVRDVAAGKSLLDPAATARVLERLRDGPNGKGDDKLSGLTDQERKILDLIGEGLTNRVIGERLHLAEKTIKNYVSSLLAKLGMERRSQAAAYVARLQAERR
- the pdhA gene encoding pyruvate dehydrogenase (acetyl-transferring) E1 component subunit alpha; amino-acid sequence: MTVESTAARKPRRSSKRTSAAKTPQSSEPQLVQLLTPEGQRVEHPDYEIDLTADELRGLYRDMVLTRRFDAEATALQRQGELGLWASLLGQEAAQIGSGRALRDDDYVFPTYREHGVAWCRGVDPTNLLGMFRGVNHGGWDPNTNNFHLYTIVIGSQTLHATGYAMGVAKDGADSAVIAYFGDGASSQGDVAEAFTFSAVYNAPVVFFCQNNQWAISEPTERQTRVPLYQRAQGFGFPGVRVDGNDVLACLAVTRSALERARRGEGPTLVEAFTYRMGAHTTSDDPTKYRADEERVAWEAKDPILRLRTYLENEKVADEAFFTALDEESETLGKRVREAVRAMPDPDPMSLFEHGYADGSSLVDEERAQFAAYQASFADSAEEGN
- a CDS encoding alpha-ketoacid dehydrogenase subunit beta encodes the protein MAVEKMSIAKALNESLRLALDTDPKVLIMGEDVGKLGGVFRVTDGLQKDFGEGRVIDTPLAESGIVGTAIGMALRGYRPIVEIQFDGFVFPAYDQIVTQLAKMHARSLGKIKLPVVVRIPYGGGIGAVEHHSESPEALFAHVAGLKVVSPSNASDAYWMMQQAVQSDDPVIFFEPKRRYWDKGEVDTESIPGPLHKATVARTGTDLTLVAYGPMVKVCLEAAAAAQEEGKSVEVLDLRSMSPIDFDTIQTSVEKTRRLIVVHEAPVFYGSGAEIAARITERCFYHLEAPVLRVGGYHVPYPPARLEDEYLPGLDRVLDAVDRSLAY
- a CDS encoding dihydrolipoamide acetyltransferase family protein, with the protein product MTTMTETSARFREFKMPDVGEGLTEAEILKWYVQPGDTVTDGQVVCEVETAKAAVELPIPFDGVVHELRFPEGTTVDVGQVIITVDVAPGSGDAAPAPVAEPVAAPQPAAEPEAPKGRQPVLVGYGVAESSTKRRPRKGAEAPVQAAAAVQGELNGSGSGGVVPETRPLAKPPVRKLAKDLGIDLSTVTPTGKDGIITREDVHAAAAPVAEPAAPAAAAAAEPVASAPVAAAASAPGARETRIPVKGVRKAIAQAMVGSAFTAPHVTEFVTVDVTRTMKLVAELKEDKDMAGVRVNPLLIIAKALLVAIKRNPEVNAAWDEAGQQIVQKHYVNLGIAAATPRGLIVPNIKDAQEQTLPQLAASLGELVSVAREGKTSPAAMSGGTVTITNVGVFGVDTGTPILNPGESAILAVGAIKLQPWVHKGKVKPRQVTTLALSFDHRLVDGELGSKVLADIAAILEQPKRLITWA